The Phoenix dactylifera cultivar Barhee BC4 chromosome 9, palm_55x_up_171113_PBpolish2nd_filt_p, whole genome shotgun sequence genome window below encodes:
- the LOC103704043 gene encoding 3-ketoacyl-CoA synthase 11-like: MVEALLNKSSSSRLPSFTQSVKLKYVKLGYHYLITHGMYLFLTPLVALVAGQLSTLSVQDLHDLWDHLRFNLVSAILCSTLLVFLSTLYFLTRPRPVYLVDFACYKPEAARRCTRQIFMERSTLTGSFTEENLAFQRKILERSGLGENTYLPEAVLNVPPNPSMAEARAEARAVMFGAIDELFAKTNVKPKDIGILIVNCSLFNPTPSLSAMIVNHYKLRGNIGSYNLGGMGCSAGLISIDLAKDLLQVHPNTYALVISMENITLNWYSGNNRSMLVSNCLFRMGGAAILLSNKSSDRRRSKYQLVHTVRTHKGADDRCFSCVTQEEDAVGKVGVSLSKDLMGVAGDALKTNITTLGPLVLPLSEQLLFFATLVGRKILKMKIRPYIPDFKLAFEHFCIHAGGRAVLDELEKNLQLSEWHMEPSRMTLYRFGNTSSSSLWYELAYAEGKGRMRKRDRIWQIAFGSGFKCNSAVWKALKTIDPAKEKNPWMDEIHDFPVEVPRVSAI; this comes from the coding sequence ATGGTCGAAGCATTGCTCAATAAATCATCCTCGAGCCGGCTTCCCAGCTTCACGCAATCGGTGAAGCTCAAGTATGTCAAACTCGGTTACCACTACCTCATCACCCATGGCATGTACCTCTTCCTCACACCACTCGTCGCCCTTGTGGCTGGCCAGCTCTCTACCTTGTCCGTCCAAGACCTCCATGACCTCTGGGACCACCTCCGGTTCAACCTCGTCTCCGCGATCCTCTGCTCCACGCTCCTCGTCTTCCTCTCGACCCTCTACTTCCTCACCCGCCCTCGGCCGGTCTACCTTGTCGACTTCGCATGCTACAAGCCGGAGGCGGCCCGGAGGTGCACCAGGCAAATCTTTATGGAGCGGTCTACGCTGACGGGCTCCTTCACAGAAGAGAACCTCGCATTCCAGCGTAAGATCCTTGAAAGGTCAGGCCTTGGGGAGAACACTTACCTCCCTGAGGCGGTCCTCAATGTTCCTCCTAATCCCTCCATGGCTGAGGCCAGGGCGGAAGCGAGGGCTGTCATGTTTGGCGCCATCGATGAACTCTTCGCCAAGACTAATGTGAAGCCCAAGGACATCGGGATCTTGATCGTGAATTGTAGCTTGTTCAATCCGACCCCCTCTCTTTCCGCCATGATCGTGAACCATTACAAGCTTCGCGGAAACATTGGGAGCTACAACTTAGGTGGGATGGGCTGCAGCGCAGGGCTGATCTCTATCGATCTTGCCAAGGATCTTCTTCAGGTTCACCCCAACACCTATGCCTTGGTCATCAGCATGGAGAACATCACCTTGAACTGGTACTCTGGCAACAATCGGTCCATGCTCGTTTCCAACTGCTTGTTCCGAATGGGCGGGGCCGCGATCCTTCTCTCCAACAAGAGTTCCGACCGCCGCCGCTCCAAGTACCAATTGGTTCACACGGTTCGAACGCACAAAGGCGCTGACGACAGGTGCTTCAGCTGCGTCACCCAGGAGGAAGATGCTGTTGGGAAAGTTGGTGTCTCTCTTTCGAAGGACCTGATGGGAGTCGCCGGCGATGCTCTGAAGACAAACATCACGACCTTGGGTCCTCTTGTCTTGCCCTTGTCCGAGCAGTTACTCTTCTTTGCTACATTGGTGGGGAGGAAGATCCTCAAGATGAAGATTAGGCCTTACATCCCCGATTTCAAGCTGGCCTTCGAACATTTCTGCATTCATGCAGGAGGGAGGGCTGTCCTGGATGAATTGGAGAAGAACCTGCAGCTCTCCGAGTGGCACATGGAGCCCTCGAGGATGACGCTCTACAGATTCGGAAACACTTCGAGCAGTTCCCTCTGGTACGAACTGGCATACGCCGAAGGCAAAGGAAGGATGAGGAAAAGGGATAGAATTTGGCAGATTGCATTCGGATCGGGATTCAAGTGCAACAGCGCGGTGTGGAAGGCCTTGAAGACGATCGATCCTGCGAAGGAAAAGAACCCCTGGATGGATGAGATCCACGACTTCCCCGTTGAGGTTCCAAGGGTCTCAGCAATTTGA
- the LOC103704070 gene encoding uncharacterized protein LOC103704070 gives MAAALSGHLCRPIAALHPSFLRTAAAKPARTLPDARYRPSREGKPALGAGRISRRSLRRSSSSSSVEQRPPAPAGPGVVDTEGLVKFLYEDLPHLFDEKGIDRSMYDERVRFRDPITKHDTIDGYLFNIHLLKLLFRPDFQLHHVRQTGPYEITTRWTMVMRFFLLPWEPELVFTGISIMAVNPQTQKFCGHVDVWDSIEKNEYFSLEGLWDVLKQLRIYKTPDLETPKYQILKRTATYELRKYEPFVVAETKGDKLSGSSGFKDVAGYIFGKNSSMEKIPMTTPVFTQARDDKLSEVSIQIVLPMNKDFSNLPVPSVEAVSLRKVDGGIMAATKFSGNPTEELVRKKEKELRSALLKDGLKSRQGCLLARYNDPQQTWSFIMRNEVLIWLSEFALE, from the exons ATGGCCGCTGCCCTCTCCGGCCATCTCTGCCGGCCAATCGCCGCCCTCCATCCAAGCTTCCTGCGAACCGCCGCCGCCAAGCCCGCCCGTACCCTTCCGGACGCCCGATATAGACCTTCCAGGGAAGGAAAGCCGGCGCTCGGCGCCGGCCGCATTTCCAGGCGGTCCTTGagaagaagcagcagcagcagctcgGTGGAGCAGCGGCCGCCGGCGCCGGCGGGGCCGGGCGTCGTCGACACCGAGGGACTGGTAAAGTTCTTGTACGAGGACCTGCCCCATCTGTTCGACGAGAAGGGTATCGACCGGTCGATGTACGACGAGCGAGTCCGGTTCCGGGATCCCATCACCAAGCACGACACCATCGACGGTTATCTCTTCAACATTCACCTCCTCAAGCTCCTCTTCAGGCCCGATTTCCAGCTCCATCACGTGAGGCAG ACAGGACCTTATGAGATCACAACAAGATGGACTATGGTGATGAGATTTTTTCTTCTACCATGGGAACCAGAGTTGGTCTTCACTGGAATCTCAATCATGGCTGTCAACCCCCAGACTCAGAAGTTCTGCGGCCATGTG GATGTTTGGGATTCCATAGAGAAGAATGAATATTTTTCATTGGAAGGTCTATGGGATGTTTTAAAGCAG CTGCGGATCTACAAGACTCCAGACTTGGAAACACCAAAGTACCAAATATTGAAAAGAACTGCTACTTATGAG TTGAGAAAGTATGAGCCTTTTGTGGTGGCTGAGACAAAAGGAGACAAGCTCTCAGGTTCATCTGGCTTTAAAGATGTTGCTGG GTATATATTTGGGAAGAATTCCTCGATGGAGAAGATCCCCATGACCACCCCTGTCTTTACTCAGGCTCGTGATGACAAATTATCGGAAGTATCCATCCAGATTGTTTTACCAATGAACAAAGACTTTAGCAA TTTACCAGTCCCTAGCGTGGAAGCAGTCAGCTTGAGAAAGGTGGATGGAGGCATAATGGCAGCAACAAAATTTAGTGGAAACCCCACCGAGGAACTCGTCcgaaaaaaggagaaagaactGCGGTCTGCGCTACTCAAAGATGGTCTTAAATCTCGACAAGGTTGCTTGCTTGCCCGTTATAATGATCCTCAGCAGACATGGAGCTTTATAATG AGGAATGAGGTGCTGATATGGCTTAGCGAGTTCGCACTAGAATAG
- the LOC103704057 gene encoding serine-threonine kinase receptor-associated protein isoform X2: protein MEKRKVAIPLVCHGHSRPVVDLFYSPVTPDGFFLISASKDASPMLRNGETGDWIGTFEGHKGAVWSCCLDTNALRAASGSADFSAKIWDALTGDELHSFEHKHIVRTCAFSEDTHLLLTGGVEKMLRIFNLNRPDAPPREVDKSPGSIRTVAWLHSDQTILSSCTDIGGVSAEVSQDGRYITTADGSSVKFWDANHFGLVKSYNMPCTVESASLEPKFGNRFIAGGEDLWVHVFDFHSGEQITCNKGHHGPVHCVRFSPMGKSYASGSEDGTIRIWQTSPATADENEATGANGAAGKVKVGANEAARKIEGFHISKDGPNEG, encoded by the exons ATGGAGAAAAGAAAGGTGGCCATTCCTCTCGTCTGCCATGGGCATTCGCGGCCGGTGGTGGATTTGTTCTACAGCCCCGTTACTCCGGACGGATTCTTTCTCATCAGCGCAAGCAAAG ATGCCAGTCCCATGCTGAGAAATGGTGAGACAGGAGACTGGATTGGAACATTTGAAGGGCATAAGGGTGCAGTCTGGAGTTGCTGCCTTGATACCAATGCTCTACGCGCTGCATCTGGTTCAGCTGATTTCTCAGC GAAAATATGGGATGCATTAACTGGAGATGAATTACACTCGTTTGAACACAAACACATTGTTCGCACATGTGCCTTTTCCGAG GATACACACCTGTTGCTCACTGGAGGAGTTGAAAAAATGTTACGGATATTTAATTTGAATCGTCCAGATGCACCTCCAAGAGAAGTTGATAAATCACCTGGTTCGATCAGAACCGTTGCTTGGCTTCATAGTGATCAGACAATATTAAGTTCCTGTACCGATATCGGGGGTGTGAG TGCAGAAGTTAGCCAAGATGGCAGATATATCACTACCGCTGATGGCTCATCCGTCAAATTTTGGGATGCAAACCA TTTTGGACTTGTTAAAAGCTACAACATGCCATGTACTGTCGAATCAGCTTCACTCGAACCAAAGTTTGGCAACAGATTCATTGCTGGAGGTGAAGATTTGTGGGTTCAtgtttttgattttcattctggGGAGCAGATCA CTTGCAATAAGGGTCACCATGGACCTGTCCATTGTGTACGGTTCTCTCCGATGGGCAAATCATATGCTTCAGGTTCAGAAGATGGGACCATAAGAATATGGCAGACGAGTCCCGCCACTGCTGATGAGAATGAGGCGACTGGGGCGAATGGTGCTGCTGGAAAAGTGAAGGTTGGTGCAAATGAAGCTGCTCGGAAAATCGAGGGTTTTCACATTAGCAAGGATGGACCTAACGAGGGATAG
- the LOC103704079 gene encoding caffeoylshikimate esterase-like, with translation MGSEAAAPSFFWGDSPGEEEYYTCQGVRNTQSYFDTKHGRLFTQSFHPIDRATGELLPVKALVFMTHGYGSDSGWLFQKIAISYATWGYKVYCADLLGHGRSDGIRCYLGDMESVAAASLSFFLSARREHPSLPAFLFGESMGGAATLLMYLRTPEPDVWTGLIFSAPLFVIPDDMKPSRVRLFLYGLLFGLADTWQAMPDNKMVGKAIKDRERLRIIASNPRRYTGRPRVGTMRELARICDYFQANFDKVTAPFLTVHGTDDGVTSPAGSQMLYDKAPSEDKTLILYEGMYHSLIQGEPEENSQRVLADMRAWIDDRIRRYGGPKPNVDGNCNCNGNGNGNGAAYYNNYK, from the coding sequence ATGGGGTCGGAAGCGGCGGCGCCGAGCTTCTTCTGGGGCGATTCCCCGGGCGAGGAGGAGTACTACACGTGCCAGGGGGTGCGCAACACCCAGTCCTACTTCGACACCAAGCACGGCCGCCTCTTTACCCAGTCCTTCCACCCCATCGATCGCGCCACCGGGGAGCTCCTCCCCGTGAAGGCGCTCGTCTTCATGACCCACGGATACGGCTCCGACTCCGGCTGGCTCTTCCAGAAGATCGCCATTTCCTATGCCACCTGGGGCTACAAAGTCTACTGCGCCGATCTCCTCGGCCACGGCCGCTCCGACGGCATCCGCTGCTACCTCGGCGACATGGAGTCCGTCGCCgccgcctccctctccttcttcctctccgcCCGCCGCGAGCATCCGTCCCTGCCGGCCTTCCTCTTCGGCGAGTCCATGGGCGGCGCGGCCACCCTCCTCATGTACCTCCGCACCCCGGAGCCGGATGTCTGGACGGGCCTCATCTTCTCCGCGCCGCTCTTCGTCATCCCCGACGACATGAAGCCCTCCCGCGTCCGCCTCTTCCTCTACGGCCTCCTCTTCGGCCTGGCGGACACGTGGCAGGCGATGCCGGACAACAAGATGGTGGGGAAGGCCATCAAGGACAGGGAGCGGCTCCGGATCATCGCCTCCAACCCGCGGCGCTACACGGGGCGGCCCCGGGTGGGCACCATGCGCGAGCTCGCCCGGATCTGCGACTACTTCCAGGCCAACTTCGACAAGGTGACGGCCCCCTTCCTGACCGTCCACGGCACCGACGACGGCGTCACCTCGCCGGCGGGGTCCCAGATGCTCTACGACAAGGCCCCCAGCGAGGACAAGACGCTCATCCTCTACGAGGGGATGTACCACTCCCTCATCCAGGGGGAGCCCGAGGAGAACAGCCAGCGCGTCCTCGCCGACATGCGGGCTTGGATCGACGACCGCATCCGCCGGTACGGGGGACCCAAGCCCAACGTCGACGGCAACTGCAACTGCAACGGCAACGGCAACGGCAACGGCGCGGCCTACTACAATAATTATAAGTAa
- the LOC103704057 gene encoding serine-threonine kinase receptor-associated protein isoform X1, whose translation MEKRKVAIPLVCHGHSRPVVDLFYSPVTPDGFFLISASKDASPMLRNGETGDWIGTFEGHKGAVWSCCLDTNALRAASGSADFSAKIWDALTGDELHSFEHKHIVRTCAFSEDTHLLLTGGVEKMLRIFNLNRPDAPPREVDKSPGSIRTVAWLHSDQTILSSCTDIGGVRLWDVRSGNIVQTLETKSPVTSAEVSQDGRYITTADGSSVKFWDANHFGLVKSYNMPCTVESASLEPKFGNRFIAGGEDLWVHVFDFHSGEQITCNKGHHGPVHCVRFSPMGKSYASGSEDGTIRIWQTSPATADENEATGANGAAGKVKVGANEAARKIEGFHISKDGPNEG comes from the exons ATGGAGAAAAGAAAGGTGGCCATTCCTCTCGTCTGCCATGGGCATTCGCGGCCGGTGGTGGATTTGTTCTACAGCCCCGTTACTCCGGACGGATTCTTTCTCATCAGCGCAAGCAAAG ATGCCAGTCCCATGCTGAGAAATGGTGAGACAGGAGACTGGATTGGAACATTTGAAGGGCATAAGGGTGCAGTCTGGAGTTGCTGCCTTGATACCAATGCTCTACGCGCTGCATCTGGTTCAGCTGATTTCTCAGC GAAAATATGGGATGCATTAACTGGAGATGAATTACACTCGTTTGAACACAAACACATTGTTCGCACATGTGCCTTTTCCGAG GATACACACCTGTTGCTCACTGGAGGAGTTGAAAAAATGTTACGGATATTTAATTTGAATCGTCCAGATGCACCTCCAAGAGAAGTTGATAAATCACCTGGTTCGATCAGAACCGTTGCTTGGCTTCATAGTGATCAGACAATATTAAGTTCCTGTACCGATATCGGGGGTGTGAG GTTATGGGATGTAAGAAGTGGGAATATTGTCCAAACTCTTGAGACCAAGTCACCTGTTACCAGTGCAGAAGTTAGCCAAGATGGCAGATATATCACTACCGCTGATGGCTCATCCGTCAAATTTTGGGATGCAAACCA TTTTGGACTTGTTAAAAGCTACAACATGCCATGTACTGTCGAATCAGCTTCACTCGAACCAAAGTTTGGCAACAGATTCATTGCTGGAGGTGAAGATTTGTGGGTTCAtgtttttgattttcattctggGGAGCAGATCA CTTGCAATAAGGGTCACCATGGACCTGTCCATTGTGTACGGTTCTCTCCGATGGGCAAATCATATGCTTCAGGTTCAGAAGATGGGACCATAAGAATATGGCAGACGAGTCCCGCCACTGCTGATGAGAATGAGGCGACTGGGGCGAATGGTGCTGCTGGAAAAGTGAAGGTTGGTGCAAATGAAGCTGCTCGGAAAATCGAGGGTTTTCACATTAGCAAGGATGGACCTAACGAGGGATAG
- the LOC103704057 gene encoding serine-threonine kinase receptor-associated protein isoform X3: MNYTRLNTNTLFAHVPFPRKRRRESIVDGKMKKMPHFWLLEVSKERVGKPLFYGLKIMDTHLLLTGGVEKMLRIFNLNRPDAPPREVDKSPGSIRTVAWLHSDQTILSSCTDIGGVRLWDVRSGNIVQTLETKSPVTSAEVSQDGRYITTADGSSVKFWDANHFGLVKSYNMPCTVESASLEPKFGNRFIAGGEDLWVHVFDFHSGEQITCNKGHHGPVHCVRFSPMGKSYASGSEDGTIRIWQTSPATADENEATGANGAAGKVKVGANEAARKIEGFHISKDGPNEG, from the exons ATGAATTACACTCGTTTGAACACAAACACATTGTTCGCACATGTGCCTTTTCCGAG GAAGAGGAGACGGGAAAGTATAGTTGatggaaaaatgaaaaaaatgcctCATTTTTGGTTGTTGGAGgtttcaaaggagagagttgGAAAGCCACTTTTCTACGGGCTGAAAATTatg GATACACACCTGTTGCTCACTGGAGGAGTTGAAAAAATGTTACGGATATTTAATTTGAATCGTCCAGATGCACCTCCAAGAGAAGTTGATAAATCACCTGGTTCGATCAGAACCGTTGCTTGGCTTCATAGTGATCAGACAATATTAAGTTCCTGTACCGATATCGGGGGTGTGAG GTTATGGGATGTAAGAAGTGGGAATATTGTCCAAACTCTTGAGACCAAGTCACCTGTTACCAGTGCAGAAGTTAGCCAAGATGGCAGATATATCACTACCGCTGATGGCTCATCCGTCAAATTTTGGGATGCAAACCA TTTTGGACTTGTTAAAAGCTACAACATGCCATGTACTGTCGAATCAGCTTCACTCGAACCAAAGTTTGGCAACAGATTCATTGCTGGAGGTGAAGATTTGTGGGTTCAtgtttttgattttcattctggGGAGCAGATCA CTTGCAATAAGGGTCACCATGGACCTGTCCATTGTGTACGGTTCTCTCCGATGGGCAAATCATATGCTTCAGGTTCAGAAGATGGGACCATAAGAATATGGCAGACGAGTCCCGCCACTGCTGATGAGAATGAGGCGACTGGGGCGAATGGTGCTGCTGGAAAAGTGAAGGTTGGTGCAAATGAAGCTGCTCGGAAAATCGAGGGTTTTCACATTAGCAAGGATGGACCTAACGAGGGATAG